From the Chryseobacterium fluminis genome, the window TATTCTCATCATTGACATTTATTAATAAAACAACAATTTCCAAAGCAACAAAAGTGGTGCGATTTGGAGGGTGCAAATATACAAAAATTTATAATACCATTTTTCAGGTAATACGTTGTTCTTGTGAAATAAATAGAAAAAAACCTTGAAAATGAAGACAAAAGAAAAGAACAACAGATAGTAATAAAATATTCTACTTCTGTCTACAGGGAAATAATAATGGACTACACATAAAATTATAAGCAGAAAAGACAGGATGAAATAGAATTTTGTGGAGGTGAAATAAAATACCGGCCATTTTTTTCCATCACCGATACTTTGGAAAAATAAGAAACCGAAAGATGATTTTAAGACATAAAATAAAATAACAACGGTTAAGGTATATCCGAATTTGTTCATCTGATAGCCCATAACCTGAAGATCGGCCACGTATTTTGGGACCGTGGGGATGTATTGGGATAATAAAACCGCAAGAGTAAGAGTGGTTACACACGAAGTGATGACCCAGCTGGGCAGATTGTTGCTGGCATCAAAGTATTTTTGAAGCAGGAAATCTTTTAAATTGGCATCTCTCTCGATAACATTCATCATAAAAATGAACAGGAAGATGCAGCCCAGCAGTATAAAAATTACCCAGTCATTGTTCTCGGGTATTCTTACATGGTTTGTGAAATTTTGTGATAACAGCAACAGAATGTTTTTTTGCAAAATTATAGATTATTTTGTATAAAATAAAAAGGTTAAATAAACTATCTTTGCAAATCGAAATGAAAAAACTGGTCATTATCCCCACGTATAACGAAAAGGAAAATATTGAAAATATT encodes:
- a CDS encoding DUF4271 domain-containing protein, translating into MQKNILLLLSQNFTNHVRIPENNDWVIFILLGCIFLFIFMMNVIERDANLKDFLLQKYFDASNNLPSWVITSCVTTLTLAVLLSQYIPTVPKYVADLQVMGYQMNKFGYTLTVVILFYVLKSSFGFLFFQSIGDGKKWPVFYFTSTKFYFILSFLLIILCVVHYYFPVDRSRIFYYYLLFFSFVFIFKVFFYLFHKNNVLPEKWYYKFLYICTLQIAPLLLLWKLLFY